Below is a window of Pelosinus sp. IPA-1 DNA.
GAATAATTTGATCTATTTTGGAAAAGTTCATTTGCTTGATTTCTAAAATTTCGGGACCATAACCCAAACGCTCTAATCGCTCTTTGGTGCGCGGTAATTCAAGCGGATCTACATCCGTTGCATACAAGCGCCCTTTTGAATTCAAACATTTAAGCATCTCTAAAGTATGACCGCCGTAACCTAGTGTTGCATCGAATCCGATTTGTCCCGGTGTAATTTGTAAGAATTCCAATATCTCTTTAACACAGATTGAAATATGCATACCAGCAGGAGTATTGCCCTTCTGGATAATCTTTGCTACATCATCAGCATATTGCTCTGGTTGCAGTTCCTTGTATTTTTCTTTGAAATTCTTAGGGTGAGTGCCTTTATAGCGAACACGTCGCTGATGTTTGGGCTCTTGCTCATCCAATGTGTGATCTGGGGCCATTCTATTCCCTCATTTTTATCATAGATTTTTGTACTTTTGTTACAAATTATATGATAGCAGGTACAATTTATTAAAGCAACATCAACAGTTTAGCTTCTAAGCAAAATAAAATAGAGGCTAAGAAGAAGAAAACGTTAATAATAAATTCTATGAGTATAAAAATTTTAAACTATTAAAATTACTTTTTTACTGAAAGCAACTTTTGGTTGTCAACTTTGTTATATTTAAGTGGTAGAAACATGCTAATATGGTCAGTATACTGATATTAGGAGGGATTAAACTATGAGTTTTCAAGAGCAATTGCAAACACTTAGAAAAGCAAAAGGTCTATCACAAGAAAAATTAGCTGAATTCTTAGGTATATCAAGACAGTCAGTTGCAAAATGGGAAGTAGGACAGTCTTATCCTGATATAGCTAGATTAATTGCATTAAGTGATTTCTTTAAAGTTAGCATTGATAAATTAGTTAATGATTATGAAGAAAATTGTCGCTTGTGTATTGAAGAAAATAAAGTTAGCAATATAAATGAAAGTATAATTGATTTTCTATGCCGGGCCAAAAAATCTACATATGCTGGAGAGGGGACAGAGTGTAAACCTTCAAGGCCAAACTCTCATGACTTAGAATATGTAGAGGGAAACTTAAAATATATTGATACTTATTTAGGTGGAGAAAGATTTTCAGGAGAAGAAGGTTTATGGCAAGATGATATTCCATTTTGGTCAATGAATTATACTGGAAGAGTTTTGGATGAAAGATTTTCAGGTAGTTTTTTAAAGAAAGCGTTGAGTTTGGTGACTGAGGATAATCCATATAGAGGTCCTATTATTTATCAAAATGGACAGAATAAAT
It encodes the following:
- a CDS encoding DUF5680 domain-containing protein, which codes for MSFQEQLQTLRKAKGLSQEKLAEFLGISRQSVAKWEVGQSYPDIARLIALSDFFKVSIDKLVNDYEENCRLCIEENKVSNINESIIDFLCRAKKSTYAGEGTECKPSRPNSHDLEYVEGNLKYIDTYLGGERFSGEEGLWQDDIPFWSMNYTGRVLDERFSGSFLKKALSLVTEDNPYRGPIIYQNGQNKYHCIINGEFKWFQGYEEIYFDDIKVYECYFHGGSIK